Proteins encoded in a region of the Caldisericota bacterium genome:
- a CDS encoding type II toxin-antitoxin system HicA family toxin, which produces MKFPKDAPKQKVVKTFEALGFKIVRMGNHISMVKENKDNSKMPLTMPNHDRIKGSTLRTICRQSGISREDFFKIYKRM; this is translated from the coding sequence ATGAAATTTCCAAAGGACGCACCAAAACAGAAAGTTGTGAAAACATTTGAAGCTTTAGGATTTAAGATCGTAAGGATGGGAAATCATATTTCAATGGTTAAAGAAAATAAGGATAACAGTAAGATGCCCTTAACTATGCCCAATCATGATAGAATAAAAGGTTCTACTTTAAGAACGATTTGCAGACAATCAGGAATATCGAGAGAGGATTTTTTTAAAATTTATAAAAGGATG
- a CDS encoding type II toxin-antitoxin system HicB family antitoxin gives MKLIKIIVEKHPEGYVAYPLELKGVVIGEGDTYEEALADVKSAIKFHIETFGKEAFETEEVIETFVGEVVV, from the coding sequence ATGAAACTAATAAAAATAATAGTTGAAAAGCATCCCGAGGGATATGTGGCATATCCTTTGGAATTAAAGGGTGTCGTGATTGGAGAAGGCGATACTTATGAAGAAGCACTTGCAGATGTAAAATCAGCTATTAAATTTCATATAGAAACTTTTGGAAAAGAAGCTTTTGAAACAGAAGAGGTTATAGAGACTTTTGTTGGAGAAGTAGTAGTGTAA
- a CDS encoding isoamylase early set domain-containing protein — translation SRDEVQIQTSWMDRIKKQIAIPGLSFPRLFLSFPSLSLSFPRKRESIFSFRLAGAAVAAALIVFFAFTFIFNTPDAPSICSAEVQFSLRISDSKAHTVAIAGDFNGWNSQANLLEDSDGDGIWTATLNLEPGRYEYMFVLDGEKWFPDPNALRYVKDGFGNKNAILEINNCT, via the coding sequence TTTCGCGCGACGAAGTTCAGATTCAGACTTCCTGGATGGACCGCATCAAAAAGCAGATTGCTATCCCAGGTCTGTCATTCCCGCGCCTTTTTCTGTCATTCCCATCTCTTTCTTTGTCATTCCCGCGAAAGCGGGAATCCATCTTTTCCTTCCGTTTGGCCGGAGCCGCAGTCGCAGCAGCATTAATCGTATTTTTTGCCTTTACTTTTATCTTTAATACTCCCGATGCTCCCTCTATCTGTTCGGCTGAAGTGCAATTCTCTTTAAGGATTAGCGATAGCAAAGCTCATACTGTGGCTATTGCCGGTGATTTTAACGGATGGAACTCACAGGCGAATCTTTTAGAAGATTCCGATGGGGACGGCATCTGGACAGCTACTCTCAACTTAGAGCCGGGCAGATATGAGTATATGTTTGTATTGGATGGAGAAAAATGGTTTCCTGATCCCAATGCCCTTCGATATGTTAAAGACGGATTTGGCAACAAAAATGCCATATTAGAAATAAACAATTGCACTTAA